In the Alteromonas sp. M12 genome, one interval contains:
- a CDS encoding TonB-dependent receptor, with protein sequence MYTNSKLAKSIRMALAVGAASTAVLAPATAVAQDSAGVEKISVTGSRIQRTDLEGASPVISISAADIKMEGDFSVADALRSSSLNSFGSFSERSGSSAQSQATINLRGAGSRRTLVLLNGRRFPGSPTLGGASANLNAIPFAAVERIDIMTEGASAVYGSDAMAGVVNVILKDDYEGLTFSGGLGHRDNDEGTTSKEFSIVGGVSNDKGNITFAFDHQERKGISDGARDYTKAKASDLNGDGVIQYEETSGYSFYGANLVSPDGSQMQASLICDDLISEYGDAFIKANADQAYSPGSTGCFYGYANVSFNTASVDRNTVYVNANYEVAEDIEWFGQAMFVQNSSFGRYAPPAAPWNGVPADSPHNPYGEEVFGYFRWVDIGTRDGNVDDYNQDYTTGLRGNLDWNDASWEVYFHNNVADNKSVGEYYLSYGGLAYNEANDIDLGSEEGVANMKATTLQNSKSTFNQWYAGIGFDMFELNGGAVAHYFGAEYMEQTYADIYDGQSEAGLIGGSAGNSAQGERDITSLFYESILPVTDEVEVNFAVRYDDYSDFGDNVSPSVKARWEVADGVVLRASYSESFRAPGLDELNAATTFSAEAATDYRQCEANGIEAVNCNEGQFDTYYKSNSSLGAEESDYVNLGVVWDVTDEFAVKVDYFKLSIDNVIQTKTVDSLLLDEAAGLITAKSPGDDVDSDTFYLVRVDGADGGRLLEAGTGYFNGTGFEIEGVDLTFTGMFETEFGDFRFNNVNSFILTYEEELGGVTVDTAGWSGQPEFKSVATVSWSIGDHSLAWNATYTDSTTEAEVLSDPDDDVTTDNSVWLTSGKLDSWLIHNVTYTYNAGEYGAITLTVNNLTDEDPVLSSAGTWDDQDLYNNFGRDYRINYTISF encoded by the coding sequence ATGTATACAAATTCAAAGTTAGCGAAGTCAATTCGCATGGCTCTAGCTGTCGGTGCTGCTTCAACAGCAGTATTGGCTCCTGCAACAGCTGTTGCTCAAGATTCAGCTGGCGTAGAGAAAATCTCTGTAACCGGTTCTCGTATCCAACGTACCGACCTTGAAGGTGCATCACCTGTTATTTCTATCAGCGCTGCTGATATTAAAATGGAAGGTGACTTCTCAGTTGCTGACGCACTTCGTAGCAGTTCTTTGAACTCGTTCGGTTCTTTCTCAGAGCGTTCTGGTAGCTCTGCGCAATCACAAGCAACAATTAACCTTCGTGGTGCTGGTTCTCGACGTACTCTAGTTCTATTAAACGGCCGTCGTTTCCCAGGTTCACCTACGTTAGGTGGTGCTTCTGCTAACCTTAACGCAATTCCTTTTGCTGCTGTTGAGCGTATCGATATCATGACTGAAGGTGCTTCAGCGGTATACGGTTCTGACGCAATGGCTGGTGTTGTAAACGTTATCTTGAAAGATGACTATGAAGGTTTGACTTTCTCTGGTGGTTTAGGTCACCGTGATAACGACGAAGGCACAACTTCTAAAGAATTCTCAATCGTAGGCGGTGTGTCTAACGATAAAGGTAACATCACATTTGCTTTCGATCACCAAGAGCGTAAAGGTATCTCTGACGGTGCTCGTGATTATACTAAAGCAAAAGCATCTGACCTAAACGGCGACGGTGTAATTCAGTATGAAGAGACAAGCGGTTATTCTTTCTACGGTGCTAACTTAGTTTCACCAGATGGCAGCCAAATGCAAGCGTCTCTTATCTGTGATGACCTAATCTCCGAATATGGCGATGCGTTTATCAAAGCAAACGCTGACCAAGCATATAGCCCAGGTTCAACTGGTTGTTTCTATGGTTATGCTAACGTTTCTTTCAACACAGCATCTGTTGACCGTAATACAGTATACGTAAACGCTAACTATGAAGTTGCTGAAGACATTGAATGGTTCGGTCAAGCAATGTTTGTACAAAACAGTTCTTTCGGACGTTATGCTCCTCCAGCTGCTCCTTGGAATGGCGTACCTGCTGATAGCCCTCATAACCCTTACGGCGAAGAAGTATTCGGTTATTTCCGTTGGGTTGATATCGGTACTCGTGACGGTAACGTTGATGACTACAACCAAGATTATACTACTGGTCTTCGTGGTAACCTTGATTGGAATGACGCATCTTGGGAAGTTTACTTCCACAATAACGTTGCTGACAACAAATCTGTTGGTGAGTACTACTTAAGCTACGGCGGTCTAGCTTACAATGAAGCTAACGATATCGACCTAGGTTCTGAAGAAGGTGTTGCAAACATGAAAGCAACTACTTTGCAAAACTCTAAGTCAACGTTTAACCAATGGTATGCTGGTATCGGCTTTGATATGTTCGAACTAAATGGTGGCGCTGTAGCTCACTATTTTGGTGCTGAATATATGGAACAAACTTATGCAGATATTTACGACGGTCAGTCTGAAGCTGGTCTAATCGGTGGTTCTGCTGGTAACAGTGCTCAAGGTGAGCGTGATATCACTTCTTTGTTCTATGAGTCAATTTTACCAGTAACTGACGAAGTGGAAGTTAACTTCGCTGTTCGTTACGATGATTACTCAGATTTTGGTGATAACGTTTCTCCTTCTGTTAAAGCTCGTTGGGAAGTAGCAGATGGCGTTGTACTTCGTGCATCTTATTCTGAATCTTTCCGTGCTCCTGGCTTGGATGAATTGAATGCTGCTACAACATTTAGTGCTGAAGCTGCAACCGATTACCGTCAATGTGAAGCTAACGGCATAGAAGCTGTTAACTGTAACGAAGGTCAATTCGATACTTACTACAAATCAAACTCTTCGCTAGGTGCTGAAGAATCTGATTATGTGAACCTTGGTGTAGTTTGGGATGTAACTGATGAATTTGCTGTTAAAGTAGATTACTTCAAGCTATCTATCGATAACGTTATCCAAACTAAAACTGTTGATAGTCTTTTACTTGATGAAGCGGCTGGTTTGATTACAGCTAAATCACCTGGCGACGACGTTGATAGCGACACATTCTACTTAGTTCGTGTTGACGGCGCAGATGGCGGTCGTTTGCTAGAAGCTGGTACTGGTTATTTCAACGGAACTGGTTTTGAAATTGAAGGTGTTGATTTAACTTTCACTGGTATGTTTGAAACTGAATTCGGTGATTTCCGCTTCAACAACGTTAACAGCTTTATCTTGACCTATGAAGAAGAGTTGGGTGGCGTTACTGTTGATACTGCGGGTTGGTCTGGACAACCAGAGTTCAAATCTGTAGCTACAGTTTCTTGGTCTATTGGCGATCATTCTCTAGCTTGGAATGCTACTTACACTGACAGTACTACTGAAGCAGAAGTTTTATCTGACCCAGATGACGATGTTACTACTGACAACAGTGTATGGTTAACTTCAGGTAAGCTTGATAGCTGGTTAATCCACAACGTAACTTACACGTATAACGCTGGTGAGTATGGTGCGATTACCCTAACTGTTAACAACTTGACTGACGAAGATCCAGTGTTGTCTTCTGCAGGTACTTGGGATGACCAAGACTTGTATAACAACTTTGGTCGTGACTACCGTATAAACTATACAATTAGCTTCTAA
- a CDS encoding class I SAM-dependent methyltransferase — MSSYWSQYWQQGHMTSFGNDFSDNYTGALKSLWEEVFKAVAHNNKVLDIGTGNGSIIALGIQINPNLYFTGLDSAKLSLPEIFQNLDKVDFIEEASAEDMPLQDQSYDCVVSQFGIEYSSLPKSLSEVSRVIKPAGQFHFVVHECDSTIVKPNIHILNAGKALLNSEVIDSLRKLFNGLAKYGQQSAITDQLRQKLNSDIASIAAKHASGLHGTNFPVFLKHVMNPNFELKQRKSDLKIFLNELDGQIVRLSDLVEAAMNETKHLQLTTLLKEYGLDLLNDEHIFENGKMIGRYISGTKAN; from the coding sequence TTGAGTAGTTATTGGAGCCAATATTGGCAACAAGGCCATATGACGTCTTTTGGCAATGATTTTTCTGACAATTATACAGGTGCACTAAAATCCCTTTGGGAAGAGGTGTTCAAAGCAGTAGCACACAACAACAAGGTTTTGGATATAGGTACGGGTAATGGTTCTATTATTGCTCTAGGTATCCAAATTAATCCTAATTTATATTTTACTGGTTTGGACAGCGCTAAATTATCTCTACCTGAGATTTTTCAGAACTTAGACAAGGTAGACTTCATTGAAGAAGCTTCAGCTGAAGATATGCCCTTGCAAGACCAGAGTTACGATTGTGTGGTATCTCAATTCGGGATTGAATATTCTAGTTTACCGAAAAGTTTGTCTGAGGTATCAAGGGTAATCAAACCCGCAGGGCAATTTCACTTTGTTGTACATGAATGTGATTCGACTATCGTTAAGCCAAATATACACATTCTTAATGCCGGCAAAGCGCTTTTAAATAGTGAGGTTATTGATAGTCTTAGAAAACTCTTTAATGGACTTGCGAAGTATGGACAACAATCTGCAATTACCGATCAGCTAAGACAAAAATTAAATTCTGATATTGCGAGTATTGCAGCAAAACATGCTTCTGGCTTGCACGGTACAAACTTTCCCGTTTTCCTAAAGCATGTGATGAATCCCAATTTTGAGTTGAAACAACGTAAAAGTGATTTGAAGATATTTTTAAATGAATTAGACGGTCAAATTGTCAGGCTTTCCGATCTTGTTGAAGCTGCAATGAACGAAACAAAACATCTTCAATTAACTACACTGCTAAAAGAATATGGTCTGGATTTACTGAATGACGAACACATTTTTGAGAATGGTAAAATGATAGGGCGATATATAAGTGGCACTAAAGCAAACTAA
- a CDS encoding sulfotransferase produces the protein MALKQTNKLIEPIIILSAPRAGSTLLFETLAKHPDLWTVGGESHQIIEHIPALSTVARGYVSNRLDSDDADDDTIQTLQTRFYQAARKANGQTNAGSEQQIRLLEKTPKNALRIPFLLSVFPDAKFIYLVRDPRENISSIMDGWRSGRFVTYPEITATDSRWSFLLPDGWQDYKAASKAEVARFQWQAANDAILNNLLQLPTNQFEVVSYQDLVTQPMEVIARLTEFSHLSPFSQSLQRLPLSRYTLSPPNKNKWKRNQIEVQQQLPHLQNTLTKINSLLKCRGLSQLDLIDTNFDAVVVQRPSAAIQNSPEFPKVSRNALCPCGSGKRYKQCHGIIVK, from the coding sequence GTGGCACTAAAGCAAACTAATAAACTTATTGAACCCATTATTATTTTGTCGGCGCCTCGAGCTGGCAGCACTTTATTATTTGAAACTTTGGCTAAGCATCCCGATCTTTGGACTGTTGGAGGAGAGAGTCATCAAATTATCGAACATATACCAGCGCTGAGTACGGTTGCTAGAGGATATGTATCGAATAGACTAGATAGTGATGATGCGGATGATGATACGATTCAAACCCTACAAACAAGGTTTTACCAAGCAGCAAGAAAAGCAAATGGACAGACTAACGCAGGTTCTGAGCAGCAAATTCGCTTACTTGAAAAAACCCCAAAAAATGCGCTGCGTATTCCGTTTTTACTTTCGGTATTCCCTGATGCTAAATTCATTTATCTAGTAAGAGATCCGCGTGAAAATATTAGTAGCATCATGGATGGCTGGCGCTCCGGTCGATTTGTGACCTATCCCGAGATTACAGCTACGGATTCTAGATGGTCATTTTTGTTGCCCGATGGTTGGCAAGATTATAAAGCAGCCAGTAAAGCCGAAGTAGCGCGGTTTCAGTGGCAAGCCGCTAATGATGCCATCCTCAACAATTTATTGCAGCTACCAACAAATCAGTTTGAAGTCGTGTCCTATCAAGATTTAGTTACACAGCCAATGGAAGTAATTGCTAGATTGACCGAATTTTCTCATTTATCACCGTTTTCCCAAAGTTTGCAACGCTTACCTTTATCTCGTTACACATTATCGCCGCCTAACAAAAATAAGTGGAAGCGCAATCAAATTGAAGTCCAACAGCAATTACCACATCTACAGAATACATTGACTAAAATTAACAGCTTGCTGAAATGCAGGGGATTAAGTCAACTTGATCTAATTGATACGAATTTTGATGCTGTTGTAGTCCAAAGACCGAGCGCAGCAATACAAAACAGTCCAGAATTCCCCAAAGTATCTCGCAATGCTTTGTGCCCTTGTGGTTCAGGGAAAAGATATAAGCAATGTCACGGTATTATTGTAAAATAA
- a CDS encoding aspartyl/asparaginyl beta-hydroxylase domain-containing protein produces MKLKHEFIQLPLHFDEKRLQTEINQLDRSLWAPHHEGFKGNLSIPLVSLNGQFNNLFKGPMAATSVLAETPYLKQVIASFGEVIGRSRLMGLESGCEVPLHSDINYHWYKRVRIHIPIVTDPNVVFYCGDKQVHMKAGEAWIFDSWKYHRVDNQSDLFRVHLVIDICGSSNFWNMVENGHVPWLNDAFTQEQIKHVAFNPHSDGNFRSERFNTPLVLSPGEMEGLANDLISDLRCVETNPRQQRDEMIHKVQAFCYQWRELWGLYGLTEQGWPSYHKLRQQAYEGVMHLESSLELSNGTQATRMFLHCMIDPALNVEVKDSYLGSPADDNPNINVGQNTSQQGRPAEASAHNENKKNDLPEKSKLGRNDICHCGSGRKFKHCHGKLT; encoded by the coding sequence TTGAAACTTAAACACGAATTCATTCAGCTTCCTTTGCACTTTGACGAAAAGCGTTTACAAACGGAAATCAATCAGCTTGATCGCAGTTTGTGGGCGCCTCATCACGAAGGGTTTAAAGGTAACCTCTCTATCCCTCTAGTGTCGTTGAACGGTCAGTTTAATAATCTGTTTAAGGGACCTATGGCCGCTACGTCTGTATTGGCTGAGACTCCTTATTTAAAGCAGGTTATCGCCAGTTTTGGAGAAGTGATAGGTCGCTCGCGTCTGATGGGGTTGGAAAGTGGTTGCGAAGTGCCTTTACATTCAGATATTAACTACCATTGGTATAAACGCGTCCGTATTCACATTCCCATTGTGACTGATCCTAATGTGGTCTTTTATTGCGGTGATAAACAAGTGCATATGAAAGCCGGCGAAGCGTGGATTTTTGATTCGTGGAAGTACCACAGAGTTGATAATCAAAGTGACTTATTTAGGGTACATCTTGTTATTGATATCTGTGGTTCGAGTAATTTTTGGAATATGGTTGAAAATGGTCATGTACCCTGGCTGAATGATGCTTTTACCCAAGAGCAGATTAAGCATGTGGCATTTAATCCGCACAGTGACGGGAATTTTAGAAGCGAACGTTTTAACACGCCATTAGTCCTTTCTCCCGGTGAAATGGAAGGCTTGGCTAATGATCTTATTTCAGATTTGCGCTGTGTGGAAACTAATCCCCGTCAGCAACGAGATGAGATGATTCATAAAGTCCAAGCATTTTGCTATCAATGGCGAGAACTGTGGGGCCTGTATGGTTTGACAGAACAAGGCTGGCCTTCATATCACAAATTACGTCAGCAGGCCTATGAAGGTGTTATGCATCTTGAAAGCAGCTTAGAGCTTAGTAACGGCACTCAGGCGACGCGCATGTTTTTGCATTGTATGATTGATCCGGCGTTAAATGTGGAAGTAAAAGACAGTTATCTAGGCAGCCCAGCCGATGACAATCCCAACATAAATGTTGGCCAAAATACGTCACAACAGGGCAGACCTGCAGAGGCTTCTGCTCACAATGAAAATAAAAAAAATGACCTTCCTGAAAAATCAAAGTTAGGTAGGAATGATATCTGTCATTGCGGCTCTGGGCGCAAATTCAAACACTGCCACGGTAAACTTACTTAG
- a CDS encoding sulfotransferase: protein MKSNPRLNPESILSQRTLQLLHDAQQLLANGKLTSSRLAVNKILRKEPKQTDALIIRYQIEAAEGQFDTALDLLIGLVDERDLSERQLMTLAGHLNKLELYFLLNKVLDKLIALHPQDMKIKYNQSLCLSKIGQIQAAIELALVCEQNNFADPLLLLNLGHNYKAFGDTPKAAEYYRKFINQDPANSGYGYWGLADLKNYVFRSQEIEDMQDKLAKIAQGQPENKPELIEFALSHAMAQQKSYSQALQFMTAANAKLSQLRPFKQHGYLQLINELSHYTPVSQNIEPLTRESVTPIFIVGMPRSGTTLTEQILASHSQVAATDELPYIERIAMQLSRKQGYSQSLLNMTDEQRLRYSGFYLKQAKAYLTEEHPYIIDKNPTNYLHIALILALFPNAKIINLIRDPFDNAMSVYRQHFSHGNDFSFNLAAIESYVSGYVKIMGHWSKQFPEKIYHLDYAKLVSEPQKNITELLEFCGLPVENACFEFFKSDKPVLTPSASQVRQPIHKNALGSADVYAQYLPQFKQQMDSLKALIQSTLRKNTAKVIKHLSTDNHIKG from the coding sequence ATGAAATCCAACCCAAGATTAAATCCAGAGTCTATTTTGTCGCAAAGAACCCTACAACTATTACATGACGCACAGCAATTATTAGCCAACGGCAAACTTACTTCGAGCCGGTTAGCAGTGAATAAGATTTTGCGTAAAGAGCCAAAACAAACAGATGCATTGATAATCAGATATCAAATTGAGGCTGCAGAAGGCCAATTTGACACTGCTTTGGATCTGCTAATAGGGTTAGTGGATGAACGTGATTTAAGTGAACGCCAATTAATGACTTTGGCTGGGCACTTAAATAAGTTGGAGTTGTATTTTTTACTGAATAAAGTCCTGGATAAACTCATTGCGTTGCATCCACAAGATATGAAAATCAAATACAATCAGAGTTTATGCTTAAGTAAAATAGGACAGATACAAGCTGCTATTGAGCTTGCTTTAGTTTGCGAGCAAAACAATTTTGCAGATCCACTATTACTGCTAAATCTTGGGCATAATTACAAAGCCTTTGGTGACACCCCAAAAGCAGCTGAATATTATCGAAAGTTTATTAACCAAGATCCAGCTAACAGTGGCTATGGTTATTGGGGTTTAGCGGACCTTAAAAATTATGTTTTCAGGTCACAAGAAATTGAGGATATGCAGGACAAGCTGGCAAAAATCGCACAAGGACAGCCAGAAAATAAGCCAGAATTAATCGAGTTTGCGTTAAGTCATGCTATGGCCCAACAGAAGTCGTACTCACAAGCTTTACAGTTTATGACAGCCGCCAACGCTAAACTGTCGCAACTACGTCCTTTTAAACAACATGGCTACCTCCAGTTAATAAACGAATTGAGTCACTATACTCCGGTATCACAAAATATAGAGCCGTTAACTAGAGAGTCTGTGACTCCCATTTTTATAGTCGGTATGCCTCGCTCTGGTACGACTTTAACGGAACAAATTTTGGCTAGCCATTCTCAAGTAGCGGCAACCGATGAACTCCCCTACATTGAAAGAATCGCCATGCAACTGAGTCGCAAACAAGGCTATTCACAAAGCCTGTTGAACATGACGGATGAGCAACGTTTACGCTATTCTGGATTTTACCTAAAGCAAGCTAAAGCTTATTTAACTGAAGAACATCCGTACATTATTGATAAAAATCCCACTAACTATTTACACATTGCCTTAATTTTAGCTTTGTTTCCAAATGCAAAAATCATCAATTTAATTCGAGATCCTTTCGATAATGCGATGAGCGTCTACCGTCAGCATTTTAGCCATGGAAATGACTTCAGTTTCAATTTAGCAGCAATTGAAAGTTATGTATCTGGGTACGTCAAGATAATGGGACATTGGTCTAAGCAATTCCCCGAAAAAATATATCATTTAGATTACGCTAAGTTGGTATCCGAGCCGCAAAAGAATATTACTGAACTGCTCGAATTCTGTGGTTTGCCAGTAGAGAATGCATGTTTTGAATTTTTCAAATCGGATAAGCCAGTGTTAACGCCAAGCGCTAGCCAAGTTCGCCAACCAATTCATAAAAACGCCCTTGGAAGTGCTGATGTTTATGCTCAATATTTACCGCAATTTAAACAACAAATGGACTCGTTGAAAGCACTCATTCAATCAACGTTGAGAAAGAATACTGCCAAAGTAATCAAGCACTTGAGCACAGATAATCACATTAAAGGCTAA
- a CDS encoding tetratricopeptide repeat protein: MQNPNLGAQQRLNMAMQLMHKGQFEQALTHFLILKDLGIKDFRLFRAMGSAYERLGRDTDAKRYFSESLLGNPKQVDLYYALGKIAFRANQFKQALNHFKQCLSLDNKSPQVWLKLGQTYFYLHELELAEQAFLKCEDMQRDCVDAKLGLSRILQQRNEHATAEKLLHSLLQTEPNNLLVVSELAWLKKHQGHYQQAAELFYKRLTIAPENPESYEDLALAYLDLNLPEKALNILQQGIEKSPDNRKLNQVFSSLKYEMNDDNHLSHYSRQPIETMPDGLIVDYIVGLVKVDELALANQLVDKLQLNSDKKHVANSLQLILWEKENKHESIVSYLNAKQSSKTALSMTENEILVKAYLALDENQQANKLLDKMLLSAPDDQLLWALKTTALRQLKSPEYERLCDYQNMVFKHPLMLADHNESIEQFSQRLRVALDEIHVSQRNPLDQSLRHGTQTMGNLFGHQVPVIQELRAALKRTIDALLVNLVLDPNHPFYKHAGKSIEFSANWSVKLTDKGFHVSHVHPKGWLSSAFYVHIPPVVNDSSKQGWLHFGKPGIKLANALEAQKWVKPEVGQLVLFPSYFWHGTEPFHDTQERMSVAFDLLPNNSAK; this comes from the coding sequence ATGCAAAATCCAAATTTAGGCGCGCAACAACGTTTGAACATGGCCATGCAGTTAATGCATAAAGGCCAATTTGAACAAGCTCTAACTCATTTCTTGATTTTAAAAGATCTGGGCATTAAAGACTTTCGATTATTCAGAGCCATGGGGTCTGCATATGAGCGTTTAGGCAGAGACACTGACGCTAAGCGGTATTTTTCCGAGTCTTTGCTGGGCAACCCGAAACAAGTGGATTTGTACTATGCGCTAGGCAAAATCGCTTTTCGCGCTAACCAATTTAAGCAAGCCCTGAATCACTTCAAACAGTGTTTGTCATTGGATAATAAAAGTCCCCAAGTTTGGCTAAAGTTAGGACAGACTTATTTCTATTTGCATGAGCTGGAATTAGCAGAGCAGGCATTTTTAAAATGTGAGGATATGCAAAGGGATTGTGTTGACGCAAAGCTCGGGCTAAGTCGTATTTTACAACAGCGCAATGAACACGCTACTGCCGAAAAACTATTACATTCTCTTTTACAAACAGAGCCTAATAATTTACTGGTTGTATCTGAGTTAGCTTGGTTGAAGAAACACCAAGGACACTATCAACAAGCAGCGGAGTTATTCTATAAAAGGCTTACTATCGCCCCTGAAAATCCTGAATCTTATGAAGACTTGGCACTGGCATACTTAGATTTAAACTTGCCGGAAAAAGCATTGAATATTCTTCAACAAGGTATCGAAAAATCGCCAGATAATCGTAAACTGAACCAAGTATTTAGTTCCTTAAAATATGAAATGAATGATGATAATCATCTATCTCACTATAGCCGACAGCCAATCGAAACAATGCCGGACGGATTAATTGTCGATTATATAGTTGGTTTAGTGAAAGTCGATGAACTTGCGCTAGCTAATCAGCTTGTTGATAAGCTACAACTTAATTCAGATAAAAAGCATGTAGCTAATAGTCTGCAATTAATATTATGGGAAAAAGAAAACAAACACGAATCTATTGTTAGCTATTTAAACGCTAAACAGTCATCGAAAACAGCGTTGTCGATGACTGAAAATGAAATATTGGTTAAGGCCTATCTGGCTTTAGATGAAAATCAGCAGGCAAACAAATTGCTGGATAAGATGCTCCTATCAGCGCCTGATGACCAATTGCTTTGGGCGCTTAAAACCACGGCATTAAGACAGTTAAAAAGTCCTGAATATGAGCGTCTTTGTGATTATCAAAATATGGTATTCAAACACCCTTTAATGCTTGCGGATCATAATGAGAGTATTGAACAATTTAGTCAGCGCTTACGTGTTGCGTTAGATGAAATTCATGTAAGCCAGCGGAATCCTCTGGATCAATCTCTGCGGCATGGAACACAAACCATGGGCAATCTGTTTGGACATCAAGTCCCGGTTATTCAAGAACTCCGGGCGGCTTTGAAACGAACGATAGATGCTTTATTGGTTAATCTGGTTTTAGATCCCAATCATCCATTTTATAAACATGCTGGCAAAAGTATTGAGTTTTCGGCAAATTGGTCGGTTAAGTTAACCGATAAAGGCTTTCATGTTTCTCATGTGCATCCAAAAGGCTGGCTCAGTAGTGCTTTTTATGTACATATCCCTCCGGTTGTCAATGATTCTAGTAAACAAGGCTGGTTGCATTTTGGCAAACCTGGTATTAAATTAGCGAATGCACTTGAAGCTCAGAAATGGGTAAAACCTGAAGTGGGCCAGTTAGTTTTATTCCCATCCTATTTTTGGCATGGCACAGAACCTTTTCATGATACGCAAGAAAGAATGTCTGTGGCGTTTGATTTATTGCCCAATAATTCAGCAAAATGA